One Eptesicus fuscus isolate TK198812 chromosome 13, DD_ASM_mEF_20220401, whole genome shotgun sequence genomic window, AGATGTTGAAGCTTGCCACAAAAATAAGAATCTGTTCACTAATATGTCTGTCAGAGCAAGAGAGAGCCATGACTGCTGGAACATCACAGAAAAAGTGATGGACCAGATTggacttacagaaagagaggatGAATGTGTCCCTAATGTGGAGAGAGGCATTCAGAAAACTATAGACATAGGAACCTATGGCAAGACGTGCACACACACCTTTTGTCATGGTGGTGGTATAATGTAGGGGTTTGCACACTGCTGCATAGCGGTCATAAGCCATTGAAGCCAAGAGGAAATTTTCCACAGTGGCAAAGGCTGCAAAAAAGAACATCTGAGCAGCACATGCATTGTAGGAGATGACCTTGTCTCCTACAAGGAACCCAGCCATAACCTTGGGAGTGACAGCTGTAGAGTAacaaaaatcaaccaaagacAAATTACTAAGGAAAAAGTACATAGGGGTATGGAGGCGAACATTCATGAGAATCAAAATGATTATCCCCAGGTTTCCAACCACACTGATGAGGTAGATGAAGGTGAACATTATGAAGAGGGGGACCTGCAGTTCCGGGACATTGGTTAGTCCAAGGAGGATGAACTCAGTCACTTCTGTATTGTTCTCCATGGATGTTGTTTGGGAATCACAAGATGTCCTATAGCAATGAGTCATAAAGGAACACATTGATTaacaaaaaatcaattgaaacaAATAGATAGAAAAGTGATAAGTagatgcacatttttattttggcaATCAGATCTAAAGTATGGGTTTACCAACAAAGTTTAATGCATTTATTACCTATAGAGTTACACATTATTAAAACTGAAGTTTAATGAATAATCTCCCATTTTCAATTCTGTAAACTGATTTGTGTAAACAAGTAATGTCTTAATCAAGATGACATATTTGGAATAAGTATATGTGTCATGTCATATCACTGAGCCTAATGAAGGCTTATACTTATATGTTGCTTATGTGCTAGGAAATGCTCCAGACACCTAACATCTATATTCACTTATTTGTCTCAATAAATCTATAAGATTGACTAGTTGTTACACTATTTAACTTATAAGGCACAGAGgttcagtaatattttaaaatttaaaaattattactgccAAAGCCAAGTTATATACATATGCAGAGTGGTTCTTCAGTGAATTGGtatctatataaaaaaagagtaatatgcaaattgaccatcactccaacacacaagatggctgcccccatgtggtcaaagatggctgtccccatgtggacacaagatggccaccacaagatggccagcaggggagggaggtggggagggaccaggcctgcaaggcagggcagttgggggggacaaggccttcaggggagggcagttaggggggaccaggcctagaggggagggcagttaagggcaaacaggctggcaggggtgcagttaggcttcaatcaggctggcagggaagtggataggggcaatcaggaaagcaggcaggcaagcagttgggaaccagcagtcctggattgtgagatggatgtccgactgcccgtttaggcctagtaggatcaggcctaaacaggcagtcagacatcccttgaggggttccagattggagagggtgcaggccgggctgagggacacacccctacccatgcacaattttcttgcaccaggcctctagttgatataaataaaactgaatttaatGCAACTTGCAATTACTCTTTGTCACCATTGCTCCAAACTCAGTATTCAGCATTTTAGTTAATTAGCTGAGACCTATATGCATAGTAGATGGGTAACTGGACTCACAGGGGCATGTACAACAGAGGCAATTCTGAAGAGAAGTCATAGAGCATTGGGTATAGAGCTTGGGTTCTGAGATGAGCTAAATATCAGTCCTACCATTTACTACCCAAGGGTTTTGGGGTTCAATCTAAGTAGCCAAATCTGATTTTCTCCACATACAGAATGAAGATTGAAATGAAATGAATCTCATGgtattattttgagaattaaataaaatggtagATTAAATACAATGAGTGAAATTTTGGGTGTATAGCATAGCCTGATAAGAGTTAGCTATAATATTATTATCGGGATGAAATGAAAGCTTTTATGTTTGTTTGAGAAAAGTGGCTGATAAAATTTAGGGATTCAGGTGTGGATGAGTTTTGAAGTCTTGTAACCTCTCTCTCTGATATTCTTTTTCTCACACAGTTGGTTCACTGAGATACTAGTATTTCTGGTGTTCCTCTGTCTCTCCTCAGTAGCTATTCTAGCCATCCCATCAAAAGAGTGGTTCTGATAGCCATGAGAACCACTCTTTtgcttaatttctttcttaaaatctaTATATGAATATGAGTTGAAAGaggttcctttctttcttttttccttcctttctctctttctttttaatcctcacccaaggacatgtttagagaggaagagagagagagagagagagagagagagagagagagagagagaggagagagagagagagaggtaacagagaaacaccaattggttgccttccatacatgccaCAACTGGTGATCAAACTCACAGCCCAGgtttgtgtcctgactgggaatcaaacctgcatcctcttggtgcataggacaatgctcaaccaactgagccactctgaccaGGCAAGAGTCTCCTTTCTTAAactcattattttctttcattgacatCATCTCATAGTTGAATCATGGAGATCAGGGTTGAAAGTTCCTAAATTGTTGGCTGCTTTTAGCCTCCAGGTCTGTTTTAGTGTTGGAATTCATGtttaagatttttatataaatatgttctTGTGTCAGgacaatgttttaaatatttttaatctgaaGTTGAGGTCTTTAAAAGGACACATCATTCACTAATCATTATTCTCTACCATTGTCCTAACTCTTTCACatcttcactttacagatgaatcCCCTGAAGTTAGTAAGTTCATCAACTTTTGACAATCATAAGCACTTGTAGAATATAGTATGTTCTGCAAACAATAAAagctatagaaatataaaattatatttaggtATGTgtttacatatgtgtatatacataaacacatcttttcatttaatcctcacaataatatTGCAAGATATGTGATACTATAATTCCAAATTTACCATTAAGAGAACTGAGGACTTGTGAAGCTCTGTAAAGCTCTACAATTGCACAGCTAGTATGAAGAAAATCCAAGATTCATGATTCAAATCCATCTGTGACCAAATCAAAAGCTACACTTTTAGCCTTTCACCATCAACATTTGTAGATATGGTAGTAATAATAACGATGAAATTATGAGGAAAAGAGTACAGTGGATCTTGTTAATTCAATTGCAACTCTTCTGTAGTTTAAAGGAAGGTAATTTCACtctcttctgctttttaaaaaacctttgttGAAAGCACAACAGATAGTAAATAAGGTGAAATTAAGACTCATTCAATAGAAGCATTACTTTTTTTGCTAATCATTTTTAGGAAAGCAACATAATGTTAATTCGTAAGTATCACTGTACTTCTTACTGATGAAGTTTTGAATTTAAACCCCAGTCTCAAGTCACtgttttagaaaagaaatgtttaaaacacCTAGTTATGTGCT contains:
- the LOC103305052 gene encoding olfactory receptor 5B3-like, coding for MENNTEVTEFILLGLTNVPELQVPLFIMFTFIYLISVVGNLGIIILILMNVRLHTPMYFFLSNLSLVDFCYSTAVTPKVMAGFLVGDKVISYNACAAQMFFFAAFATVENFLLASMAYDRYAAVCKPLHYTTTMTKGVCARLAIGSYVYSFLNASLHIRDTFILSFCKSNLVHHFFCDVPAVMALSCSDRHISEQILIFVASFNIFSALLVILISYLFIFVTILKMHSSSGYQKALSTCASHLTAVSIFYGTAIFMYSQPSSSHSMDTDKIASVFYTMVIPMLNPLVYSLRNKEVKNAFKNVVEKAKLSLDFV